AATCGGCAGCTGAAGCAGCCGTTCCTTGGAAGGATTCTCCCCGACCACGGACCGTCAAGTGCCCTGGCACCCCATCCGAAAAAGTACTGCCACAGCAAAATCCAAAGTAGTGAGAGCTTCCAGCTCTCTCACACGTAGGAGCGGCCCCCGTAACGCCGAAATCGGCAGCTGAAGCAGCCGTTCCTTGGAAGGATTCTCCCCGACCACGGACCGTCAAGTGCCCTGGCACCCCATCCGAAAAGTACTGCCACAGCAAAATCCAAAGTAGTGAGAGCTTCCAGCTCTCTCACACGTAGGAGCGGCCCCCGTAACGCCGAAATCGGCAGCTGAAGCAGCCGTTCCTTGGAAGGATTCTCCCCGACCACGGACCGTCAAGTGCCCTGGCACCCCATCCGAAAAAGTACTGCCACAGCAAAATCCAAAGTAGTGAGAGCTTCCAGCTCTCTCACACGTAGGAGCGGCCCGCCTGGCACAAGGATTCGGCAGTCGGTCCAGTTTCCAACATATCGCGATTCGAGAGCTGGACTTGTCCAGCGAAGATCCAAATCGAGAGCTGGAAGCTCTCGCTACTTTGGTCTCCCGTTCTCGCATGACTTTTGTCGTGCAAATCGTGCAAATGGAAAAGCATTAGCAAGAACCCTCGAACTGAACGGATCTCGTCAAACGAAAGGCTTGTGGTGCCCAGGGAGGGACTTGAACCCTCACGCCTTGCGGCACTGGATCCTAAATCCAGCGTGTCTGCCAATTCCACCACCTAGGCAAGCTTGTCAGCCTTCGTCATTCAACGAAGCTCGGGAAGATAAGGAGAGCCCCAACCGATTAGCAAGGGGAATTGATAAGAAATTTTCGATCGTCGCCAAACTGGCCAAGTTCTCTGTCGGTAGAACAGCGGTCCTGCCCGTACCCGGCCCAAACGGAAATCACCCGCAAGCGCCGAAATAGACCGTTGCTCGCATCCTCTTCCCCGCTGCAACCAAATCTTTTCGTAATCGACTCCATTACCTCCGGTTATACCTTCTCGCCATTTCTTCCTTCGAGACCTCTCAGGCCCGATCTATGCAGCATTTCGGAGCATCATGAAAACAATGGAATGCCAATATGGGGAGTTGCGGGGGATCACCAATTTCATGACCTACAAGAGCGGATCTTTGAAGTCGTGCATTGTCGATACCCGGAACGAAGTCACCACCTCCGCCGGGACTCTGGTTCCGCAATACCGCCCGCCCGTTCTGGGTGAGCGTCAAAAGAAGTATCGGAGCTCGTTGAGCTTCTTCGAAAATGGTCAAATCAAGAGCGCGGCCCTCGACGATTCGACGCCGTTGCAAACGCCCCTCGGCGTCTTTCACGCGGAGCTGGTTACATTCTATGAGGATGGGGCCGTGAATCGGGTATTTCCTCTCAATGGAAAGATCGACGGCTACTGGTCAGAACAAAATGAAGGCGAGCTCGCCGAGGTTTTCGATTTCGATCTTCCGGTCGGCCAGTTCTCGGCAAAGATCATCGCTCTTCACTTCTACCCTTCCGGAGCCCTCAAAAGTCTTACCCTTTGGCCGGGCGAAAAGATTGTCCTCCAATCGCCTGTCGGGGAGATATCCGCCCGCACGGGCTTTGCCCTCTATGAAAACGGGTCCCTCCGTTCGCTGGAGCCGGCCGAACCAGCCAACCTTTTAACTCCGATTGGAGTCATTGCCGCCTACGACCCGGAAATGATCGGGATGAACGCCGACCAAAATTCCGTCCAGTTCGATCCGGAAGGGAACCTCATTTCCGTAAAAACAGTGCATACGGGGATCAAGGTCATTGAGGAGGATGGATCCCTGCGGCAGATCGAGCCAGTCGAAGCCCCCAGCCTCATCGATATTTTTGAGATGCGCACCGTCTCGATGCAGGTCGATTTCACCGGCGAACTGGTTCAAATCGAAGCCGACCGCATCTACGCCTACAATCTCGAAGAAACCGACATTGCCACCTTCATCCGCTCACAAGTCCTCCGGGACGCCTGCTCAGCCTGCGCGGGTTGCGGAAGCGGTGGGAGTTGTGGATCCGGGGACGACGGCGTTTGCGAGAAAGGCGACGATTGCTTTAAGAATCAGTAGCCAGTATCCGGTAGCGAGCCATGGCCCATGGCTCATCCCCCGGTTCTTCAAGGATCGGTTTCTTGAATCCAAGCTTGGGTGCGGGTTGGGCCAACCCGCGCTACCCTATTGCGAATGCCCTCGCCTCTTAGGCGATTCTCTCGGCCCCTGCGAAAACTTCTTCCACGTGAAGGTAATAAGCGGCCCGCAGCGGCACATTCGGCCAGAGGGACTGTGCCCAAGCTGCGACCGATTCGAACCGTTCGCCTTCCGTCACCTCTTCCGCTCGGCATTTGATCTGAAAGGCTCGCTTGGTGTCTGGATTCATGACGAGGGCGCTCATGACCGGATTTTCGGCCAGATTGGCCTTGGTTTTCGAGAAGGCGCAATCTCCAACGACCAAGGTGTCGCTGTCGATGGCTTTGATCAGGGAGACGTAGACCAGATTCGGTCTCCCTTGAACATCGGCAGTGGCCACTCCCATCGGAATGGTCTTTTCAACGGCGGTCAGAACTTCTTCGGATAGTTTACTCATCAGTCTTCATTCCAGGATGGCAGCAGAATCGTAGAATCACTCCATTTGCCGCGAGATCCCAGCCATCATCGCAATATGCAGCAGAGTATTAGAATGGGGACTGTTTACCTGAAGAAGCTTGAATAGTCCAAAGAGGCTTTCTGGCCGGAGACTGACCGAAAT
The Puniceicoccus vermicola DNA segment above includes these coding regions:
- a CDS encoding pyridoxamine 5'-phosphate oxidase family protein, with amino-acid sequence MSKLSEEVLTAVEKTIPMGVATADVQGRPNLVYVSLIKAIDSDTLVVGDCAFSKTKANLAENPVMSALVMNPDTKRAFQIKCRAEEVTEGERFESVAAWAQSLWPNVPLRAAYYLHVEEVFAGAERIA